One genomic segment of Synergistaceae bacterium includes these proteins:
- a CDS encoding C10 family peptidase — protein sequence MTAFGQVMRYFQWPITGIGTKSLRAIVLIPSG from the coding sequence GTGACAGCATTCGGCCAAGTTATGAGGTATTTTCAGTGGCCTATAACTGGGATAGGGACAAAATCCTTGCGGGCTATCGTTTTGATCCCATCGGGGTGA
- a CDS encoding PAS domain-containing protein — translation MNHKQDLKAWVPWVDFLADALGSTCEVVLHDLLDIEHSIVAIRNNHVTGRQVGDSLSDFALEIIQEHAHNKKSYLASYYGSLEENGKILRLSSFFIYDEEGRPIGMLALNMDFSVLEEARDIINRFIHMEALVPVEKQTGKSMHFNLSEDYMPSMVARTIAESGVEPARMTADEKRGIVESLQWKGVFLLKGAITEVAKKLEVSEQTVYRYLKDI, via the coding sequence ATGAATCACAAACAAGATCTGAAAGCATGGGTACCATGGGTGGACTTTCTGGCGGATGCCCTGGGAAGCACCTGTGAGGTAGTTCTCCATGATCTTCTAGATATAGAACATTCTATTGTGGCGATTCGCAACAATCACGTCACTGGTAGACAAGTTGGGGATTCTCTGTCCGATTTCGCCTTGGAAATCATTCAAGAACACGCCCATAATAAAAAAAGTTACTTGGCCAGCTATTACGGTTCTCTTGAGGAAAACGGGAAAATACTGCGACTGTCCTCTTTTTTTATCTACGACGAAGAAGGGCGTCCCATAGGGATGTTGGCATTAAACATGGATTTCTCGGTTCTGGAGGAGGCTCGCGACATCATCAATCGCTTCATCCACATGGAGGCCCTCGTCCCAGTGGAAAAACAAACCGGAAAGTCCATGCACTTCAATCTTTCTGAGGATTACATGCCCTCTATGGTGGCCCGCACTATTGCTGAAAGCGGAGTGGAGCCGGCGCGGATGACTGCGGATGAAAAGCGCGGCATCGTCGAATCCCTCCAATGGAAGGGCGTCTTTTTATTGAAAGGCGCGATCACAGAGGTTGCCAAAAAACTAGAGGTCTCGGAGCAGACGGTCTACCGTTACTTGAAAGATATTTGA
- a CDS encoding EF2563 family selenium-dependent molybdenum hydroxylase system protein, which yields MPLAIVRGGGDLATGVIYRLWRVGFTVLVLEVPRPMAIRLPVSVAQAIYEGLHVIGEMRTRRVASVDQTPDDGDVGVLVDPLGTSIAELRPDVLVDAIMAKRNYGTRKDMAPRVIAIGPGFCAPRDVHAVVETLRGHNLGRVITNGEAAPDTGVPGEIGGETANRVVRSPAAGIARFAVSIGDRVESGQIIGDVDGMPIEVKISGVVRGLIHPSVRVAVGMKIGDVDPRAARENCFSISDKSLAIGGGVLEAALANFAFRFHPCHIFNHCETDDKAMRKL from the coding sequence ATTGTCCGTGGTGGGGGAGACCTTGCCACAGGGGTTATTTACAGATTGTGGAGGGTAGGTTTCACAGTCCTGGTCTTGGAGGTGCCTCGCCCTATGGCGATACGGCTTCCGGTTTCCGTGGCCCAAGCCATCTATGAGGGGTTGCATGTGATCGGCGAGATGCGGACAAGACGAGTCGCTTCCGTGGACCAGACGCCCGACGACGGGGACGTGGGAGTTCTGGTGGACCCCCTTGGAACATCGATCGCGGAGCTGAGACCGGATGTGTTGGTAGACGCCATCATGGCCAAAAGAAATTACGGTACGCGAAAAGACATGGCGCCTCGCGTCATCGCCATCGGTCCGGGGTTTTGCGCTCCTAGGGACGTTCATGCCGTGGTGGAAACTTTGCGCGGACACAATTTGGGACGAGTCATCACCAACGGAGAGGCTGCCCCTGATACGGGTGTACCAGGGGAAATCGGGGGCGAGACCGCGAACAGGGTAGTACGCTCTCCTGCGGCGGGAATAGCTCGTTTTGCGGTCTCAATCGGAGATCGGGTGGAAAGTGGACAGATCATAGGCGACGTCGATGGAATGCCTATCGAAGTAAAAATCTCTGGGGTTGTGCGTGGGCTTATTCACCCGTCGGTGCGAGTCGCCGTCGGAATGAAAATTGGGGACGTAGACCCGCGCGCGGCTCGCGAAAATTGTTTTTCGATTTCTGACAAATCCCTGGCCATAGGCGGGGGTGTCCTCGAAGCGGCATTAGCGAATTTCGCTTTTCGATTTCACCCCTGCCATATCTTCAATCATTGCGAAACTGACGATAAAGCGATGAGAAAGCTATAA